A genomic segment from Paenibacillus sp. FSL K6-1096 encodes:
- a CDS encoding LysR family transcriptional regulator, which translates to MNISQLETLITISKTMSFRKAGELLNLTQPAVSAQIKSLEEEFKTQLVDRNQPVTLTDRGKVFLAHAEQIVGIVDELKQRLADLEENPQGHIILGTTTSIAIQILPRVLSYFQDQFPHIKTSISSMSSSQIYQQVENGLVDVGIGYLIGRNPGMTTSVLYYDTFELVVSPRHPLAQVKSAGIEALGTIPLILLSPDTVGRKFVDEVLAKHGIHPHVIMELTSSEEVKRMVELDLGAAVISKQSVTAEVRSGTLRIVPIIELEVTHPVGVITKSGKYVNSAMRQFLSDLKGMPETQFIGSE; encoded by the coding sequence ATGAACATCAGCCAACTCGAAACACTGATTACCATCTCCAAAACCATGAGCTTCCGCAAAGCAGGCGAGCTGCTCAACCTGACCCAGCCGGCGGTCTCCGCGCAGATCAAGAGCCTGGAGGAAGAATTCAAAACCCAGCTCGTGGACCGGAACCAGCCGGTGACGCTGACGGACAGGGGCAAGGTCTTCCTCGCCCATGCTGAGCAGATTGTAGGTATTGTGGACGAGCTTAAGCAGCGCCTTGCCGATCTCGAAGAGAATCCCCAAGGGCATATTATTCTCGGTACCACCACCTCGATTGCCATCCAGATCCTCCCCCGGGTGCTCTCTTATTTCCAGGACCAGTTCCCGCATATCAAAACCTCGATCTCATCCATGTCCTCGTCCCAAATCTACCAGCAGGTCGAGAACGGACTGGTGGATGTCGGCATCGGCTATCTGATCGGGCGCAATCCCGGGATGACCACCTCGGTGCTGTATTATGATACTTTTGAACTGGTCGTGTCGCCCCGCCATCCGCTGGCCCAGGTCAAATCGGCCGGGATTGAAGCCCTGGGCACCATCCCGCTGATCCTGCTCTCGCCCGATACCGTCGGCCGCAAGTTCGTCGATGAAGTGCTGGCTAAGCACGGTATACATCCCCATGTGATTATGGAGCTGACCAGCAGCGAGGAAGTAAAGCGGATGGTCGAGCTGGACCTGGGAGCGGCGGTCATCTCGAAGCAGTCAGTTACCGCCGAGGTCAGGAGCGGTACGCTGCGGATCGTTCCGATCATCGAGCTTGAGGTGACTCACCCTGTAGGTGTCATTACGAAATCCGGCAAATACGTCAATTCAGCGATGAGACAATTCTTAAGCGATCTCAAAGGAATGCCCGAGACCCAATTCATCGGCTCAGAGTAA